From the Variovorax paradoxus genome, the window CTCGGCCACCGCGTTGCGCGCGGTGCGCACGCGGTCGATCTCGGTCTCGATCTCTTCGGGCTTGATGAAGTAGTGGGCGACGTCGATGCGGCTCGACACCACCAGCACCGCGCGCCCGATGGCAATGCCACGGGCAACGGGAAGGCCGTGGACTGCGAAAGTCATGTCCTGGCCCTCGTCGCCACTGTGACCGACGCGAACGCGCAGCGCAAGCGCGTTCGCAGGATGCCGTCGAACCGGCTTTGCCGGCCGACCGGCATTGCCCCAGGCAAGGGGTTGGCGTTCACGCGAAGTGAAAAAGCCTGGGGATCGGCCATCTCATTCGCCTTCGCCGAACTTGTCGTCCATGAGCTGGACGATGGCGTTCATCGCTTCTTCTTCCTGCGGGCCGTTGGTTTCGAGCTCGACGGTGGAGCCGAGGCCGGCGGCCAGCATCATCACGCCCATGATGCTCTTGGCATTGATGCGGCGGTCGCCGCGCGAGAGCCACACGTCGCAGGGAAAGCTGCCTGCGAGCTTGGTCAGCTTGGCCGATGCGCGTGCGTGCAGGCCCAGCTTATTGCTGATGGTCACGGATTTCTTGATCACTGTGCTTTCTTTTCGCCTGGTTCTGTGGAGCCGCGACCGCCACCTGCATGACACCCGCGGTGCCGCCCGTGAGGGCGCGCTGCACCAGTGTGTCGAGCGGTTCGTGCCGGTAGGTCACTGCGCGCAGCAGCATCGGGAGATTGACCCCCGCCACCAGCCGCGAACGGACGCCGTCCACCAGTTTCTGCGCCACGTTGCAGGGCGTGGCACCGAACACGTCGGCCAGCACCAGCACCTGCGAGCGGGGCGCGCGCAGCTGCTGGTCGAGCGTGATGCGCGCCGCCGCCAGCGTTTCTTCGGGCGACACATTGGGCAGCACGTCGAGCGCGACGATGACCTGCTCGCAATCGGGAAACACATGCAGCGCGCACTGCCGCAGCGCATGTGCGAACGGTGAGTGGGCGATGATGAGGATGCTGTTCATGCGGGACGGAGGACGACGCGCCGATTATGCGGGGGCGTCCAGGGGAAGTAGATATGTGA encodes:
- a CDS encoding HPr family phosphocarrier protein; the protein is MIKKSVTISNKLGLHARASAKLTKLAGSFPCDVWLSRGDRRINAKSIMGVMMLAAGLGSTVELETNGPQEEEAMNAIVQLMDDKFGEGE
- a CDS encoding PTS sugar transporter subunit IIA encodes the protein MNSILIIAHSPFAHALRQCALHVFPDCEQVIVALDVLPNVSPEETLAAARITLDQQLRAPRSQVLVLADVFGATPCNVAQKLVDGVRSRLVAGVNLPMLLRAVTYRHEPLDTLVQRALTGGTAGVMQVAVAAPQNQAKRKHSDQEIRDHQQ